A part of Setaria viridis chromosome 8, Setaria_viridis_v4.0, whole genome shotgun sequence genomic DNA contains:
- the LOC117833833 gene encoding disease resistance protein Pik-1, which yields MERLTVSVATGALGPVLDKLTTLLKGDEHKSVRQLAGCRSNIEFIKDKLERMHSLLLSIWDREDLDAECKEWMIEARELSYDMEDEIDDYFVHSSMSDGSDRRLMYLLRNLKIRVQEVSSRCREQWALAPEEAISNKCNKRSVNPRAGFLHKDASELWGMGKPKQDLIKLLQDHAMVCIHGSAGMGKTTLADLVYHEIGHEFQCRAFVTLSKSPDMLEVLGAILSQVTNGVQSTGRSSEAATEQNLIVDIVNFLSGKRYLVIVDDIWYWKAWETIRTALPKGGPTCRIIITSRVNNPIAEKCLTEEGAFIYRHSGIGDEDAAALSRGFVKDDEMAREVADLCCRMPLAVRCFSEAASTWAGHYWPWHAFLETKSELKPLVDSLRLGYDDLPVQAKTCLLYCSIYPIRYEIERHGLVRKWMAEGFVYDEEAAEACLDELVFRDLLQPAEDRRHYYGVHPMMRAFLVSKSKEASFVAWHNFYGLFSDSCQPRRLTFIGFDTTWQGDNRYASTIMDVSRTRSLVVFNYPWPNTGWCLVPWEQLEHVRVLSIEQDSWVALRDIDLVIMCSRLLRLRYLDLKGTPLNVLPPGIGRLQNLEALDVSNTMFRELPREIGKLKHLKTLDLSNTMFRELPREIGELQHLKTLDLSNTMFRELPREIGELQHLKTLDLSNTMFRELPREIGELQHLKTLDLSNSTVRELPACLFSRPVFVLATVKSLKLFDGDLAILRAWKNDNISSSLVALREDLSIKLCDDFYQFLPVAGLKVVSRYMRIPKWVKVHLVNVSSLDIRLCKLEDEDLKFLQGMPNLKVLTLRFEVPPKEPIVITGAGFSGLESFTVDCHRLPPVCFKKELHRPAQNGNSGDTFKEKATMPNHEHPEASKKEVMPNLKHLEFKFYAGRALGEGPVGITQLKSLTRVAFRSSQWYKSDAPGNSAVIDEVRKEAKEHPNRITISVNGKEDGMVSSETKDMGSGRSGASTMKARLVDKAIIEKRERLLRAALMRAAAEQSKLQEMEKARE from the exons ATGGAGCGACTTACCGTGAGTGTAGCCACGGGCGCCTTGGGCCCCGTCCTCGATAAGCTCACCACTTTGCTGAAGGGCGATGAGCACAAGAGTGTTCGTCAGCTGGCTGGGTGCCGGAGCAACATCGAGTTCATCAAAGACAAACTAGAGCGCATGCACTCCCTGCTTCTCAGCATATGGGACAGGGAGGATCTTGACGCAGAGTGCAAGGAGTGGATGATAGAGGCTCGGGAACTGTCCTATGATATGGAGGATGAGATCGACGACTACTTCGTGCACAGTTCGATGAGCGACGGTAGTGACCGACGCTTAATGTACCTTTTGAGGAATCTTAAGATCAGAGTACAGGAAGTATCAAGCCGGTGCCGCGAGCAATGGGCTCTAGCTCCTGAAGAAGCCATCTCCAACAAGTGTAACAAGCGGAGCGTGAACCCTCGAGCTGGCTTCCTCCACAAGGATGCGTCGGAGCTCTGGGGCATGGGAAAACCCAAGCAGGACCTCATCAAGTTGCTGCAAGACCACGCAATGGTATGCATCCATGGATCTGCAGGGATGGGCAAAACAACCCTTGCCGACCTAGTGTACCATGAAATCGGACATGAGTTCCAATGCAGAGCTTTCGTTACACTCTCCAAAAGCCCTGATATGCTGGAGGTTCTCGGAGCTATCCTCAGCCAAGTAACTAATGGTGTACAGTCCACGGGTAGAAGCTCAGAAGCAGCAACCGAACAAAATCTCATCGTCGACATAGTAAATTTCCTCTCCGGAAAAAG GTATTTGGTAATAGTTGATGATATCTGGTATTGGAAAGCATGGGAAACCATCAGGACGGCTCTTCCAAAGGGTGGCCCGACTTGTAGAATAATTATCACAAGTCGTGTTAATAATCCTATAGCTGAGAAATGTCTCACCGAAGAAGGTGCATTTATCTACCGGCACAGTGGTATTGGTGATGAGGATGCTGCAGCGCTATCACGGGGATTTGTTAAGGATGATGAGATGGCCCGTGAGGTTGCAGATCTGTGCTGTCGTATGCCACTAGCAGTAAGGTGTTTCTCAGAGGCAGCTTCAACATGGGCGGGGCACTACTGGCCGTGGCATGCGTTTCTGGAAACTAAATCGGAATTGAAACCACTGGTTGATAGTTTACGCCTTGGTTACGACGATCTTCCTGTTCAGGCAAAGACTTGCTTGTTGTACTGTAGCATATACCCTATCCGCTACGAGATTGAAAGGCATGGCTTGGTGAGGAAATGGATGGCTGAAGGATTTGTTTACGACGAGGAGGCAGCAGAAGCTTGCCTTGACGAGCTTGTCTTCAGGGATCTGTTGCAGCCAGCAGAAGACCGGAGGCACTACTACGGTGTGCATCCCATGATGCGAGCCTTCCTTGTAAGCAAATCTAAAGAGGCTAGTTTTGTTGCTTGGCATAACTTCTATGGGTTATTCTCGGATTCTTGTCAGCCCCGTCGGCTGACTTTTATCGGTTTCGACACGACATGGCAGGGCGACAATAGGTATGCTTCAACAATAATGGATGTATCGCGTACTCGCTCCCTTGTTGTTTTTAATTACCCGTGGCCGAACACCGGTTGGTGTCTCGTCCCATGGGAACAGTTGGAACATGTGCGAGTGCTGAGCATTGAACAAGACAGCTGGGTTGCTCTACGTGATATTGATCTGGTGATTATGTGTAGTAGGCTGCTCCGGCTGAGGTACCTGGATCTCAAGGGGACACCGCTCAATGTACTCCCCCCGGGAATAGGGAGACTGCAGAATCTTGAGGCCCTGGACGTAAGCAACACCATGTTCAGAGAGCTACCGAGAGAAATTGGAAAACTGAAGCACTTGAAGACCCTGGACTTAAGCAACACCATGTTCAGAGAGCTACCGAGGGAAATTGGAGAACTGCAGCACTTGAAGACCCTGGACTTAAGCAACACCATGTTCAGAGAGCTACCGAGGGAAATTGGAGAACTGCAGCACTTGAAGACCCTGGACTTAAGCAACACCATGTTCAGAGAGCTACCGAGGGAAATTGGAGAACTGCAGCACTTGAAGACCCTGGACTTAAGCAACTCCACTGTCAGAGAGCTGCCTGCTTGCCTTTTCTCAAGGCCGGTCTTTGTGCTTGCTACTGTCAAATCACTGAAGCTTTTTGACGGAGACTTGGCTATTCTGCGAGCTTGGAAGAATGATAATATTTCATCTTCGCTAGTAGCACTTAGAGAGGACCTATCCATCAAGTTATGCGATGATTTCTATCAATTCCTACCTGTTGCAGGACTTAAGGTTGTCAGCAGATACATGAGAATACCGAAGTGGGTCAAAGTACATTTGGTGAATGTTTCCTCCCTGGATATCAGGCTCTGCAAACTGGAGGACGAAGACCTCAAGTTCCTGCAGGGAATGCCCAACCTCAAGGTTCTTACATTGAGGTTTGAAGTTCCCCCGAAGGAGCCTATAGTCATCACAGGCGCAGGGTTCTCAGGGCTCGAGAGCTTCACTGTCGACTGCCATCGTCTGCCACCAGTGTGCTTCAAGAAAGAGCTTCATAGGCCTGCGCAGAACGGGAACAGTGGTGACACCTTCAAGGAAAAGGCGACTATGCCGAATCATGAACATCCTGAGGCATCCAAGAAAGAGGTTATGCCAAATCTGAAACACCTTGAGTTCAAGTTCTACGCGGGCCGAGCATTAGGTGAAGGCCCTGTGGGGATCACGCAACTGAAGAGCCTCACAAGGGTTGCCTTCCGAAGTTCCCAGTGGTATAAAAGCGATGCCCCGGGTAACAGTGCAGTTATTGATGAAGTGAGAAAAGAAGCCAAGGAGCACCCCAACCGGATCACGATTTCCGTCAATGGCAAGGAGGATGGAATGGTTTCCTCGGAGACTAAAGATATGGGTTCGGGCAGAAGTGGCGCAAGTACGATGAAGGCAAGACTTGTCGACAAGGCCATTATTGAAAAAAGGGAGCGGCTGTTGAGGGCAGCACTTATGCGAGCTGCAGCTGAACAATCAAAACTCCAGGAGATGGAAAAAGCCCGAGAGTAA